A region of the Flavipsychrobacter sp. genome:
ATCAAGAAACGGGAGTCCTGCTTTTGACTGGGAAGATGCTAACACATGGCCTGCGGCTCTAGAAGGTATGGACAAAGCTTATATTACCTTCCAACCCGACCTTGCCGTTCCCGGTGCATTAGAAAAAATAGAAGCTTTAACCATATTGGCTAAGAAAAGCGGGCTGCAAAAGCTCGTGCTTCTTTCAGGAAAAGGAGAACGTGAAGCGGAACTATGCGAACAAGTTGTCATCAACTCTGGTATAAACTACACTATAGTACGTGCCAGTTGGTTCAACCAAAACTTTAGCGAAAGTTTTTTTCTAGACCCAATTCTTGCAGGACACGTTGCCCTTCCTAAACCTGAAGCTAAAGTACCGTATGTGGATACTGATGACATTGCAGATGTAGCTGTTGCTGCATTATTGAATGATGAGCATAACGGCAAGATATATCAACTAACAGGGGAAAGACTTTTAACCTTCAAAGAAGTAGTAGATGAGATAAACGCTGCTACAGGACGAACCATATCTTTCACACCAATTACACTAACTGCATATACAGGTATGCTAAAGGAGCAGGGTGTACCTAAAGACTTTATATGGCTAATTGGCTATCTATTTGAAGAACTACTAAGTGATACTAGCATATCTGAAAGAAGCAATGACATAGAAAAGGTGCTTGGAAGAAAACCTAAAGACTTCAGCACTTATGTAAAGGAAACTGCTGCTACAGGTGTGTGGAACCAACCGATACCTGCGTAAAAGCTTAACCTATATCTACCTGAGCTGAACAACACATAATAAAGTGTTGTTCAGCTCAATTTATTCTGCACCTTGAATAGTACTACTTGCTGATATGTTTTTTATGATTCTATCCAATTCATTTGCAGATGCCATAATTTCCTCATGTACTTTCTGCATCTCATCTTTATTACATAGATCATTTTTCAGCAGGTTAACCAGTCCCATAAGACTAGCAAGTGGAGCTCTTACTACATGAGATTGTAGCCATGCTATTTTATTAAGCTTTTTATTTTGCTCCTCCACCTTGTCAATATATTGCAGCTGGTGTGTAATGTCATTGATCATCACAATTTGTGCTTTAAGCCCCCTATATGTAATGGTACCGCTATGCATATACACAAACATTTGACGTCCGTCCTTCCTCCTATGTCTATGTATACCTTCTGTATGCAACATATCCTCTCTCTTAGAAATATTCAACTTCTCTTCTAAAGCTTCAGTATCTATCTCTTCATCATCTTCTATCTTCAGTATTGACATTTCAGAAAACTCGCTCACAGTATATTGGTAATATTCGAGTGCCGCTTTATTTACTTCTATAATACGTTCCGTATCGGGTAAGTAAATAAGAATGGGTGTTGGATTTGAGTCAAATAACAAACGGTAGTTCTCCTCCGATTTGGACAAAGCGGCCTTACTCAATTCAAGCATAGCCACCTTAGTTGTCAATTCTTTATGATACCATCTTATCAATAAATTGAGCAACACTGCAGTGAGTGCAATAAAAAATAAGCCTTTATACGTTTGAAATTTAGAAAGCGCAATTATATTATCTGATACTATTGCAGCCACCAATCTATCACTGCAAAATATCCACAGCACACCAAATATCAGGTACAACACCGTCACCTTGAATATTGAATTCAACCTTAACCCCATATCCCTTAAAACAATAAAACTCTATATGCGGAGAACAGTATACCTCTCTGAGGACACCTTCAAAGTATACCACTCCCAAAAAACAGGCGCGAAAGTCCCACATTTAGCGCTTTTTACAAAATATTTTTTCAATCTGTTCTTAGCCCCTCAGCCTCTTTTCACATATACATGATTTAAAAATATCCTTCGGTGCTAACATAACTGTTATACGAATCGTCATATCAAATAGGCATAACAAAACGATTTAAAAGCATAAAAGACTAATAACTATGAAATTACGCATTCTACTATCGGGATTTTTAATGCTGGGTATTACCACATCATGGTCGCAAACCATAGCACTAGACCCCAGTTTTGATGGAGATGGGATAGTAACAACAGATATAAATAAATTAAACGATGCATCTAAAGCAATTGCGCTACAGGTCGATGGAAAAATTGTAGCTACAGGTTATTCCACAAAGAATAACAAAAATGAGTTTTGTACGATACGATATAATGTAGACGGTTCTATAGACAAAAGCTTTGGGAATAACGGGATTGTAGCAACCGCCTTTCCTGGTAATGGCTCAAGCCTGGCAAATGCAATTGCGATACAAGACAATGGCAAAATAATTGTAGCAGGCAATGCTGAAGGAATGGCAATTGCTCGGTATAATACCGATGGAAGTTTAGACGGCAATTTTGGCAATGGAGGAATGGTGCTTACTAACAATCCAAATAGTACTGCAATAGCCAATAGTATTCTACTACAACCTGATGGGAAAATTATAGTTGGAGGGCATTATCAAAATACTCCTCCAGATGGCTATGCCTATATTTTAGCCAGATATAATTCAAACGGAAGTTTAGATGCAACCTTTGGTAATGGAGGCATCTCAATAATAGATATTGCGGCTGGTCAAGGGTTAGGGGCCTTGGATTTTTTAAGAAAAATAGTGCTACAACCTAATGGGAAAATTATAGCTGTAGGAGTATCAGGTCCTAACGCCACACTTGTTCGCCTAGAGAGTAATGGCGATACAGACTCCTTATTTGGTATAAATGGCATAGTGACAACTAACTATTCAACTTCAGGAAATAGCATCTTTAATGATGTAATGATACAACCCGATGGAAAAATAGTAGCCGCAGGAAGCACGACAGCAGCAGTTCCCAATTTTCTTGTTGCTCGATTTAATGCTAATGGGCAACCAGACATCAACTTTGGGAATAATGGTGCTGTAACTATAGGACATAGCACTATGCAAAATTATGCAACAAGTGTACTGTTGCAGCCTGATGGGAAAATACTTGCAGGTGGGGTTATTAATGATAATGGCCTGTTTCAATTTGCAATTGCTCGATATAATAGCGACGGAAGTGTAAACAGCACTTTTGGCACTAATGGTGTACTGAAAACAAAAGCAGATAAAAGTTATTCAGCTATTGAGTCGATGATCATGCAACAAGACAATAAAATTGTTGTAGCGGGCAGTAACAATGCTGATTTTTTACTGGCTCGTTATACTACCGACTTTCCTAATAATATAAGGGATCACCAAACGATCAAAACAATGTTGTACCCTAACCCTACAACCAATGCTGTCACTCTATCTTACAGATTACCCAGCCCTAATAAAGTGGACATTATGCTCTATACTATAGATGGTCGGCTACTAAAAGTATTAAATAAGGGAAAAAGTATGGCTGCAGGTCATCAGCATTTATCTTTTGATATTGGCGATCTCCCAATTGGTAGCTATATCATTCATATCAATACAGGCAATAGCTTTTCCAACACGAAACTTATAAAAGAGTAAGCACAAAAAAATATCAATACACCCGTCTAAGAGGCAACCTCAATAAGGTTGTCTCTTTTTTGTACTGTATACATAGGGTGCAAAAGTTGCAATATTAACTTTTACTTATCCATATATAAGAGTTCTCATTTCGTATTGCCTTAGGTAAAGTGTAAATTCGCACTAACTTAAAAACAACGAAAAACTATATAATTATGGCACATTCACTTCCTGCATTAGGATATGATTTTAACGCTCTAGAGCCTCATATCGATGCACAAACAATGGAAATCCATCACGACAGACATCATAATGCTTACGTTACTAATTTGAATAAAGCAATAGAAGGCACCGATGCTGAAAACCTTTCTCTTGAAGATCTAATGGCTAATATATCTAACTATAGTGCGGGTGTTCGCAACAATGGTGGCGGGCATTACAACCACACTCTATTTTGGGAAATACTAGGACCTAACGGTGGTGCTCCATCAGGAGATCTACTAGCAGCTATTAATGACGCATTTGGATCAGTAGATGCTATGAAAGAAAAAGTAAATGCTGCTGGTGCTACACGTTTTGGTAGTGGCTGGGCATGGGTAATTGTTAAAGATGGCAAGCTAGAGGTTTGTTCTACTCCTAACCAAGACAATCCTTTAATGGACATCGCAGAGGTAAAGGGCACGCCAATACTTGGTGTTGACGTGTGGGAGCACGCATACTACCTAAAGTATCAAAACAAACGCCCTGATTATCTTGGCGCTATATGGAATGTTATCAACTGGGATGCAGTAGCCGCACGCTATGCAGCTGCACTATAAGCATTTCAATAAAGCTTGAAAAATGTAAAAAGGCGTCTAAAATATTAGACGCCTTTTTTATTCTATATATAGTATACTATCTAACAATTCCAAAGGAAAACCCTACACCAAAAATAACGCCACCAGGACTAAGGATACGCATCACAGTTTCGCCATCAGAAGTCAATGGTTGGAAAGGACTTGAGCTATATGGTTTATCGTTAAAACGCTGAGACCAGCCCAATTGCAAGTAAAAACGATTGCCTCTCTGCCCTATATTGAAAAAACGATACATGGAAAGAAATGCAGCTGGCACGGGCTCAATAGTTACACGTGCAGGTGGTATACCAAGCCCTTCGGGATCTTGATCTACTTCTAGAGAACCACTCAAACCGGTATTGTAGGTCAGGCCTGTTCCTATTGCCCAGCCCCTATTACATTCTTGTCCAAAATAATATCGTCCTTCAAAAAATGCTTTCCAGCCCCAAGTACTCAAACCTCCCCCAGCTCCTAAGGAAAATGATGGAGAAATTGGCACATCCAAGTTGATGCCTAATAAGCCATTGGTATTATTCAGTCCGGTACTTAGTCCAAGATATACTTTGGGGCATTCGCTGCCTCCTCTTCTTCCATATTGCGCAAAGCTAGAAAGCGCTGTTACTACAAGTAGTAGTGCTAAAAGGGTCTTTTTCATAATAGGTATATAATAGTTGTTGAAAATTTGTCGCAATATCAAACAGAATGAGGGAATAAACAAATAGTTTATGCTACTTCAAATCTAGCAGCATAGCTTTTGCTTTTGTATTATCAGGGTTTATTTTAAGTAGTTGTTTCAGGTTCTTTTTTGCATTGCCATCTTCACCTTTAAAATGATATACCACTGCAAGATTAATAAG
Encoded here:
- a CDS encoding superoxide dismutase, whose translation is MAHSLPALGYDFNALEPHIDAQTMEIHHDRHHNAYVTNLNKAIEGTDAENLSLEDLMANISNYSAGVRNNGGGHYNHTLFWEILGPNGGAPSGDLLAAINDAFGSVDAMKEKVNAAGATRFGSGWAWVIVKDGKLEVCSTPNQDNPLMDIAEVKGTPILGVDVWEHAYYLKYQNKRPDYLGAIWNVINWDAVAARYAAAL
- a CDS encoding NmrA family NAD(P)-binding protein; amino-acid sequence: MTEKILVIGGNGKTGRKIVARLTEQNQIVRVGSRNGSPAFDWEDANTWPAALEGMDKAYITFQPDLAVPGALEKIEALTILAKKSGLQKLVLLSGKGEREAELCEQVVINSGINYTIVRASWFNQNFSESFFLDPILAGHVALPKPEAKVPYVDTDDIADVAVAALLNDEHNGKIYQLTGERLLTFKEVVDEINAATGRTISFTPITLTAYTGMLKEQGVPKDFIWLIGYLFEELLSDTSISERSNDIEKVLGRKPKDFSTYVKETAATGVWNQPIPA
- a CDS encoding PAS domain S-box protein → MNSIFKVTVLYLIFGVLWIFCSDRLVAAIVSDNIIALSKFQTYKGLFFIALTAVLLNLLIRWYHKELTTKVAMLELSKAALSKSEENYRLLFDSNPTPILIYLPDTERIIEVNKAALEYYQYTVSEFSEMSILKIEDDEEIDTEALEEKLNISKREDMLHTEGIHRHRRKDGRQMFVYMHSGTITYRGLKAQIVMINDITHQLQYIDKVEEQNKKLNKIAWLQSHVVRAPLASLMGLVNLLKNDLCNKDEMQKVHEEIMASANELDRIIKNISASSTIQGAE
- a CDS encoding T9SS type A sorting domain-containing protein, with product MKLRILLSGFLMLGITTSWSQTIALDPSFDGDGIVTTDINKLNDASKAIALQVDGKIVATGYSTKNNKNEFCTIRYNVDGSIDKSFGNNGIVATAFPGNGSSLANAIAIQDNGKIIVAGNAEGMAIARYNTDGSLDGNFGNGGMVLTNNPNSTAIANSILLQPDGKIIVGGHYQNTPPDGYAYILARYNSNGSLDATFGNGGISIIDIAAGQGLGALDFLRKIVLQPNGKIIAVGVSGPNATLVRLESNGDTDSLFGINGIVTTNYSTSGNSIFNDVMIQPDGKIVAAGSTTAAVPNFLVARFNANGQPDINFGNNGAVTIGHSTMQNYATSVLLQPDGKILAGGVINDNGLFQFAIARYNSDGSVNSTFGTNGVLKTKADKSYSAIESMIMQQDNKIVVAGSNNADFLLARYTTDFPNNIRDHQTIKTMLYPNPTTNAVTLSYRLPSPNKVDIMLYTIDGRLLKVLNKGKSMAAGHQHLSFDIGDLPIGSYIIHINTGNSFSNTKLIKE